TGAACGGTCATTTTATTGCTGGTCGCCCATGTCGTTTGGACTTTTCAACTCCTCGTACTGGTGGAGGTAGCCGTGGTGGTCGCGGTGGATTTGGCGGTCGTGGTGGATTCGGTGGCCGTGGTGGATTTGGTGGCGGACGTGGTCGCGGTAGAGGTGGTGCTCGCTCTGGAAACCCCAACCGTGGCTCGGTTGCTCCATTTTCTGGGAACAAAGTCACTTTTGACTAAGTATACTGGCTTTTAACTATATTGAGTTCATTTTTATGGGTTAAATGTAAATACCTTAGCAAATTAATATATGAGTTTGGGTTTTTGGGAAACTTTTTGGCATAAAGGgttttaataaatgttGGGCTGTggatttgatttaattGGGTTGAAGTATTCAAATACAAATGACTTGTTTGGGTTTGTTATGGAATGAATTTGGGTTTGGTTTGGTTTTATTGACTTTATAAAGATAATAAATATGGGCCCGTTGGTTTTACAATTTCAAAGCAGTGATGGTTGGCGTTGTTCTACGGTTTAGTTCATGTATTCACCTTTCCTTTATACGTTCCATAGAAGCTTTTGACATAGCTTTAGATAGgttttaatataaaatagAATCTTATTTAGTTTTGTTCTTGTTCATCTAATCAATCCATGTTACTCACAATCATCGTTGATCACTTTCTAATAGCTAGTAAATGAAGACCGTTTTGTGTTCCTTTTTGGGCTTTTCCATACGGCActttaaattaatgattttttgttgaacTTTGATTGTGGTCTTACCCGTAATCATAAATGAAGAATGTAGTCGAGCCATTGTCATATTGTCTTATATCTTCAACTTGTAATGTCTCGTCTATTAAATTAGGTAAGCATCAATAGAAGGTATCATTGATTCTACATTACAAATACGCTTCTatttcaacttttaaattaatacaAGCATGTTTACTTACACTTTGGTTGCGATTATTTTaagcaaattaaaaaaaaatatttttgtatatcaaattataatataGCTAAATTCAATTGTAACAGTAGTGATGAGTTCTGGCATATTCAAAAAACGGTTGTAGAATAATATATCCAGCGTTACTAAATCCGGCAAAGGAACTGTCTACTTAACTCTATGAACAAAGCTTCTAATACAACACTGTAAATTTGGTTCCTTAGATTCCCCTTACCACACTGATAAACTAGTAAATCAACTATACGACTAGTGTACTGACTTTCCAGTCCAGATGAAGTGATTGAGTGATGGCAGAAGgtgattttaaaaatgacaGTACAGGTTGTATTGGCGATAGCGTGGAATTTactacttttaaaaaacgtaCAGGAAAAAGTCTCGGtaatagaagaaaaaagaggGTATTTCTTAAGCTTTAGAAAACCCGTCTAATAAATATTAGGGATTGTCTGGATGGGAGCCTTATTTTCAAGAACCCGAACTGACAGCTGAAGAgaaattggaaaatgaGACATTATACAGCAGGTGAGAATACAAAATATTGTGTCTTACTAACACTTCTAGGAACATACCATTGACTGTGTTAGTAAACAGATGTTAAGGACTTTGCTGACAAATTAGGCGAATGGAGCGATTTATTCAAAGATATCGATCACGCAGAAAATGGAGCGACCCTACAAGAATAAGACTGTTTACAATGTATCTAGATTTAGGAGGCGTTTCTACGGGCCAAAAACAGTTTACAGGGGGTACTGATATTAATAACGATGCGAAGGCACGAGAAGTTTCCGCTCAAACCACGACTGATTATATTGAATACGATATACTTGATGAATATGATATTGATTTTAAGTGGGTTGCTGGAGTATTTCTGTGAGTCATTTATGTTTCcattgaatttaattcaCGTTGTATTTTAGCTAATCAATTTAAGGTCGTCACACATTTTGTATAACGCTGGACTAACTAAGGAAGAGGATTTGCAAATAGCTTGTCAAATTGTTAGAAATTTTCTGCTAAGTGTTTTGCATAACAATGTTGCACCAGAATTCGAAGATAATATTCGTGACGCATGTTTATTAGCAGAGCAAGCAGAAACTGAATTAATTTCTAATAAGAGGCTATCAACTAAACTTCCCGGTAGATTGCAGCGGGCATTGGCTAGTATACATGTTGACAATTATAAAGGCTTATGGGACAAATCGCAAAGTGATAGGACAAGTGATAGTTCAGTCAATTTCATTGAATCCAATAATACCAAATTCATGCCAAATGATGAACTATTTGAGCCTGATGGAATTAGTAGATTTTCTACACAGCAAGCGCGCGACTACATCCAGAGAACTCTTGGTCCACGATATTTGACTGGGAAAGTCGTTGAACAAGAGTACTTAACAGTCAAGTTAGTTTCTAAAACgctattgaatttttcaaaccAATCTTTATGCAAAGCAGTGTTTATCGTTTGGGATCCACCCGGATCTAAATATTCTCAAGATACAAATAAGGAAAGACTAGAAGTAATTTTGGAATCTGATTTACTGAACAACACTGTTGATGGCACTCACTTAGAGGGATCGTTCACTTTTTTGGATAATGGACTGACTATATTAGACACTGTGCTTGCTGTGCTACCCACCTTTTATGAAGAAGTTAAAGATGAATAGCattgtattttaatataGTTACTTTTGTAATATAGCTGGATATGAAATCCTTTAATTAGTTGCTTCTTCTTATTGTGATGAGGATAAAGTTCTAACATATATTAATGACCCGTTGGTGAGTTCGTACTTCCCCCAATTGCATAAACAATAAGTATAAGAAATTATAATTCCCAATCACATAATAGATATTACTTGTGTATGtaatttaatgttttcaaatatttttatacaaataCGTCAAACTATGCGAcaatattttgaaagctAGATCGTGCAGAAGTCGCTTCTGAGTCAGTATTGAGCAATAAGAATTATTCGgatgattttttcaataatctTAAGTTACTGTCAGGCTCAATGCAATAAACACGATCAAAAGAACATTTAAAGCTATAATGTGTATTCACTTTTAATTGTAAACACAAacgattaaaaaatttacgtGTATAAGTATTTTTCCTCTATGAAGGCTAAAACGTTATGTGGAAAAGAATAGTCAATCATCAATAACGTTCATAACTTGTACTATTGAACAAGTCGTGCTGGGTAAAGATAGAAATCAAGTAACTGGATTGGAAGTTGTGATTAGCATAGCGAAACGCAGCGCCTATGGCGAAATAACCCAGGTGAGGAAAAGACACCTTACAACTCCAAAACGacgaaaataaattggTAATTGTTTTACTGGGTTAAGTGTATTGTAGAAGCATAATTGAATTGAAGAAAGTAATTGCTGTTCTTTTGGACCTGTTATTTTTGTACAGGAGTAAGCAAACTACGGCTTTCTGCAATAACTTGAATGTTTTGATATATTTACACATTctcaataatttaaaagaattgaaaataattattaaattaattaaaaaaattgaagtatCGAGTAGATGAATGTTGGAAAGAAATCCGAAATTCAAGTCTCAGCTAAAAGCAATCTTAACTTCCTTAATGAACTAATTGAGGAAAAAAAGCGATACGAGGACGAGAAGCGCAAGATTAGCCATCAAAAGTATACCGATAAATTATTGGAAGCCAATGATAACGAGACGACCAAAAGGAAATTACtggtaaaacaaaaaagaaaatccaaCAAGGAATTTCAAAGTaatattatcaaaaaaagaaaggacgaggaaagaaaaggaacTTTAAAAACTGAACAAGCTAATGAGGAAGAGCTGTTGCAAAGAAGTCGTCTGGAACTGGAACGAAAAGCTAAAAAATACGACCAGTATGCTGCCGGAGAACTGGAAATAAAGGAGACAGAAGATGATGGAATCCTTGTCGACTTCACACGCAAATGGGCTGAGGAAGCACCCGAAAATGAAACAGTTGAAATAACGGATGAATTTGGGCGAACCAGGAGTGTCTCTATTTACGAGACCGGTAATACCCTACTTTCACAAAAGGAGGAGTACAAGCCCGAAAAGCCAATATACGGTGACTATATGCCATCCTTCGAAGTAGACGAAGAAAAGGTTCAAAAATTGTGGAAGGAAGATGAGCAGCAAGCAGTTCATTATGACTCGACTAAGGAAGTAAGGAATAAAGGTACGGCATTTTACcagttttcttttgacgaaaaagaaagagaagagCAACTTCTATCTTTAAAGGAGATTCATGCTAAGGTTACACAACAGCAGAGAAAAAACACAGAAGATGTGTTAACCTTACGAGACAAAAAACTTGAAGAACGGCGGAAATTTCTTGAGCGAGACTATGCAATAAAGTTGGGGGAGAGATGGATGTCTGAacatttttctaataattgAGGTAGAAActaatgaaatgaaaacgTAATGATAACGACTCATAAACAAAAGCTTCTTAGCGAAAACAGAGAAATGTAATAGTACTGTAGGAAAAAAGGAACACGAAATCACCAAAAACAGCAGTagttttcttcttttttgttttattttaacgaattatttatttctgaTTATTGAATTCACAATCAGTATGAATgtgaaatattaaattatgtATTTTGGAGaaccatttttttgttgcgtatttataaaattaataaggGAGAAAGGATAGGGAAAAAAGCACAAAACATATTAGCAAGAGTATACAAGCAAgtgaaaaataataaccAGTTGGATGGTCAGCTTTACTTAAGcattcttttataaattttttaattggcGgcagaaaaaggaaaaaaaataaactggACGG
This portion of the Schizosaccharomyces pombe strain 972h- genome assembly, chromosome: I genome encodes:
- the arb1 gene encoding argonaute inhibitor protein 1, producing the protein MAEGDFKNDSTGCIGDSVEFTTFKKRTGKSLGNRRKKRGLSGWEPYFQEPELTAEEKLENETLYSRNIPLTVRMERFIQRYRSRRKWSDPTRIRLFTMYLDLGGVSTGQKQFTGGTDINNDAKAREVSAQTTTDYIEYDILDEYDIDFKWVAGVFLSSHILYNAGLTKEEDLQIACQIVRNFLLSVLHNNVAPEFEDNIRDACLLAEQAETELISNKRLSTKLPGRLQRALASIHVDNYKGLWDKSQSDRTSDSSVNFIESNNTKFMPNDELFEPDGISRFSTQQARDYIQRTLGPRYLTGKVVEQEYLTVKLVSKTLLNFSNQSLCKAVFIVWDPPGSKYSQDTNKERLEVILESDLLNNTVDGTHLEGSFTFLDNGLTILDTVLAVLPTFYEEVKDE
- the ctr1 gene encoding protein ctr1, with protein sequence MNVGKKSEIQVSAKSNLNFLNELIEEKKRYEDEKRKISHQKYTDKLLEANDNETTKRKLLVKQKRKSNKEFQSNIIKKRKDEERKGTLKTEQANEEELLQRSRLELERKAKKYDQYAAGELEIKETEDDGILVDFTRKWAEEAPENETVEITDEFGRTRSVSIYETGNTLLSQKEEYKPEKPIYGDYMPSFEVDEEKVQKLWKEDEQQAVHYDSTKEVRNKGTAFYQFSFDEKEREEQLLSLKEIHAKVTQQQRKNTEDVLTLRDKKLEERRKFLERDYAIKLGERWMSEHFSNN